The proteins below come from a single Pedobacter aquae genomic window:
- a CDS encoding pectate lyase family protein has translation MKSTLLGAVAMVATYQAHAQYPSIPDDVQKATAELMKQATKQSDLAWQKALPIIEQEAKQGKPYIPWAGRPTDLPQADILAFPGAEGGGAYAFGGRGGKVYVVTNLNDSGPGSLRWACEQGGARIVVFNVAGIIRLKTPLIIRAPYITIAGQTAPGDGVCVAGESVWLNTHDVVVRYMRFRRGETYVGRRDDAIGGNPVGNIMIDHVSASWGLDENMSMYRHMYNDSTGKAEVKLGTVNITIQNSIFSEALDTWNHAFGSTLGGENCAFVRNLWADNAARNPSIGWNGVFNFANNVMFNWVHRSIDGGDYTAQYNIINNYFKPGPLTPKTQPIGYRILKPESGRSKLPYVVFGRAHVEGNIVEGNTKVTQNNWDGGIQLENKKGESMTYDEAKPYFAAMRVQKPLPMPKMTIIPAQQAYNYVLDNAGATLPKRDPVDARIVKQVRTGEIEYIKDVKLPEADFKHRRLPKDSYKGGIITDISQVGGYPKYEGKPYKDSDNDGMPDDYETKNGLNAKDASDAGKITASGYSNIEVYLNSVVDLKQVIPN, from the coding sequence ATGAAGTCTACACTGCTAGGGGCTGTTGCGATGGTTGCTACTTATCAAGCACACGCACAATACCCAAGCATACCAGACGATGTACAAAAAGCAACGGCAGAATTAATGAAGCAAGCTACCAAGCAATCTGATTTAGCTTGGCAAAAAGCACTGCCTATTATAGAGCAGGAAGCAAAGCAGGGAAAACCTTATATTCCCTGGGCAGGTCGTCCTACAGATTTACCACAGGCAGATATTCTAGCTTTTCCTGGTGCAGAAGGTGGCGGTGCTTATGCTTTTGGTGGTCGTGGCGGTAAAGTTTATGTGGTTACTAACCTTAATGATAGTGGTCCTGGTTCTTTACGTTGGGCTTGCGAGCAAGGTGGTGCCAGAATAGTAGTTTTTAATGTAGCAGGTATTATCAGATTAAAAACGCCTTTAATCATCAGAGCACCGTACATTACCATAGCAGGTCAAACTGCTCCTGGAGATGGGGTTTGTGTAGCTGGCGAATCAGTTTGGTTAAATACCCACGATGTAGTGGTTAGATATATGCGCTTTAGAAGGGGCGAAACTTATGTAGGTAGAAGAGATGATGCTATTGGTGGTAATCCGGTAGGAAACATCATGATAGATCACGTATCAGCAAGTTGGGGATTAGACGAAAACATGTCTATGTATCGCCACATGTATAATGATAGTACTGGTAAAGCAGAGGTTAAGTTAGGTACGGTAAATATCACTATACAAAACTCTATTTTTTCTGAAGCTTTAGATACTTGGAACCATGCTTTCGGTAGTACTTTAGGAGGCGAAAATTGTGCTTTTGTTAGAAATCTTTGGGCAGATAATGCTGCAAGAAACCCGTCTATTGGTTGGAATGGCGTTTTCAATTTCGCTAATAATGTAATGTTTAACTGGGTACACCGTTCTATAGATGGTGGCGATTATACAGCACAATACAACATCATCAATAACTATTTTAAACCGGGGCCATTAACGCCAAAAACTCAACCTATAGGTTATCGTATTTTAAAGCCAGAATCAGGTCGTAGTAAACTACCTTATGTTGTTTTTGGAAGAGCACATGTGGAAGGCAATATTGTGGAAGGTAATACTAAAGTAACCCAAAATAATTGGGATGGCGGTATACAGTTAGAGAATAAAAAAGGTGAATCTATGACTTATGATGAAGCAAAGCCCTACTTTGCTGCCATGCGAGTTCAAAAGCCTTTACCAATGCCTAAAATGACAATTATTCCGGCACAACAAGCATACAATTATGTGTTAGATAATGCAGGTGCTACTTTACCAAAAAGAGACCCAGTTGATGCCAGAATTGTGAAACAAGTAAGAACTGGCGAGATAGAATATATAAAAGATGTAAAACTTCCAGAAGCTGATTTTAAACACCGCAGATTGCCGAAAGATTCTTATAAAGGCGGTATCATTACAGATATCAGTCAAGTAGGAGGTTATCCAAAATATGAAGGTAAACCATACAAAGACAGTGATAACGATGGTATGCCAGATGATTATGAAACTAAAAATGGCTTAAACGCTAAAGATGCTTCTGATGCAGGTAAAATTACAGCTTCAGGTTATTCAAACATAGAAGTTTACCTAAATAGTGTGGTTGATTTAAAGCAAGTAATACCAAATTAA
- a CDS encoding PAS domain-containing protein, translated as MILALSSLAFYLLIVYAVENYMQELYIEKYLPSFLVNSKTYAVVVTDLEGFYTYVNSYFFDKFSFITNHFIGLHSFLTINPKDHEACLHSVQQCFVNSNAVVKVALRKPENHLNDFYWTSWEFSLLKDENQDILGVLCIGHDITETELASKRALEFSQKVETILDKMSDGFIQLDQELKLLKTNKVARDIFFPNQIEIYGNCILDILNKDLVSKYLAQFKNALHSNISLAFEDFHEETNHWLNIVIHPTSEGLSVFIRDVSQEKISQIELSKSEYKLKAILDSTTDGNLLINPEMKIISFNKTALNDFHFYYNSELKEQLDVRTFLPEENRKLFDIYFPLALKGQKSTVELEKEIDGKKLWFEVSYLPVYNANSQLIGVSKNTRDITVRKLEEIKIIKQMKLLGLLLGSNLMN; from the coding sequence ATGATATTAGCCCTATCATCATTAGCATTTTACTTATTAATTGTATACGCTGTGGAAAACTATATGCAGGAACTCTATATAGAAAAATATCTACCGAGTTTTTTAGTAAACTCTAAAACATATGCTGTTGTAGTTACAGATTTGGAAGGCTTTTATACGTATGTTAATTCTTACTTTTTTGATAAGTTTTCCTTTATTACAAATCATTTTATTGGTTTACATTCGTTCTTAACCATCAATCCTAAAGATCACGAAGCTTGTCTACATTCAGTACAGCAATGTTTTGTAAACTCTAATGCTGTTGTTAAAGTAGCTTTAAGAAAACCTGAAAATCATTTAAATGATTTTTACTGGACATCATGGGAATTCTCTTTATTAAAAGATGAAAACCAAGATATTTTAGGAGTACTTTGCATTGGGCATGATATTACAGAAACAGAGCTAGCTAGTAAAAGAGCCTTAGAATTTTCACAAAAAGTAGAAACCATTTTAGATAAAATGAGTGACGGGTTTATTCAGCTAGATCAAGAGCTAAAGCTTTTAAAAACCAATAAAGTTGCCCGAGATATTTTCTTCCCTAATCAAATAGAAATTTACGGAAATTGTATTCTTGATATCTTAAATAAAGATTTAGTGAGTAAATATTTAGCTCAATTTAAGAATGCTTTACATTCTAATATTTCTTTAGCTTTTGAAGATTTTCACGAGGAAACCAACCATTGGTTAAATATCGTTATACACCCAACATCAGAAGGATTAAGTGTTTTTATTAGGGATGTTTCGCAAGAGAAAATAAGTCAAATCGAATTAAGTAAATCAGAATATAAGCTTAAAGCTATTCTAGATAGTACTACAGATGGTAATCTCTTAATTAATCCGGAAATGAAAATCATCAGTTTTAACAAAACAGCTTTAAACGATTTTCATTTTTATTACAATAGTGAACTTAAAGAGCAATTAGATGTAAGAACATTTCTACCAGAAGAAAATAGAAAATTATTTGATATTTATTTCCCTTTGGCTTTAAAAGGACAAAAAAGTACAGTTGAACTAGAAAAAGAAATTGATGGTAAAAAACTTTGGTTTGAAGTTTCTTATTTACCCGTTTATAATGCCAATTCTCAATTAATAGGAGTTTCAAAAAATACTAGGGATATCACTGTAAGAAAGCTAGAAGAAATTAAAATCATCAAACAAATGAAGCTTTTAGGTCTATTGCTTGGCAGCAATCTCATGAATTAA